The Cucumis melo cultivar AY chromosome 6, USDA_Cmelo_AY_1.0, whole genome shotgun sequence genome includes a region encoding these proteins:
- the LOC103484098 gene encoding uncharacterized protein LOC103484098 encodes MGSINNSVDTVNAAATAIVSAEARVQPTTPPKRRWGSCWSLYWCFGIGSQKNNKRIGHAVLVPEPAVPGAVAPAVEHRTPSTTMVLPFIAPPSSPASFLQSGPTSNTQSPAGLLSLTALSVNNYSPNGPASIFAIGPYAYDTQLVSPPVFSAFTTEPSTAPITPPPESVQLTTPSSPEVPFAKLLTSSLSHTNKSFGTNQKFTLSHCDFQPYQPYPGSPGAHLISPGSVISNSGTSSPFPDKHPILEFRMADAPKLLGLEHFTTRKWISRMGSGSLTPDGTGLGSRLGSGTLTPDGMGMGSRLGSGSVTPNGVRQDSRLGSGTLTPDGLGHGLQDSPLLDNQISEVASLANSETGCQNDVTNHRVSFELTGEDVARCLANKSLTSIRTESESPKQTSTSNQNENKELSREAETCEFFDIKTSMAPEKTPGEDDQCYQNQRAVTLGSFKEFNFDQTKGEVHNTASIGAEWWANEKVGVKEASPGNNWTFFPLLQPGVS; translated from the exons ATGGGAAGTATCAACAACAGCGTGGATACGGTTAATGCTGCCGCTACTGCCATCGTTTCTGCTGAGGCTCGAGTTCAGCCAACCACACCTCcg AAACGAAGATGGGGTAGCTGCTGGAGTCTGTACTGGTGCTTTGGCATTGGTTCACAGAAAAACAATAAACGTATAGGTCATGCTGTTCTCGTTCCGGAACCTGCGGTACCAGGAGCTGTTGCCCCTGCTGTTGAGCATCGAACACCTTCAACCACCATGGTATTACCTTTCATTGCCCCTCCTTCTTCTCCTGCATCTTTTCTCCAGTCCGGACCTACATCAAATACTCAATCTCCTGCTGGATTACTATCTTTAACTGCTCTTTCAGTCAATAACTACTCCCCAAATGGACCTGCTTCCATTTTTGCAATAGGCCCTTATGCATATGACACTCAGTTGGTCTCACCTCCAGTTTTTTCTGCCTTCACCACTGAACCATCGACCGCTCCTATTACTCCTCCTCCTGAGTCTGTGCAACTGACTACACCCTCATCTCCTGAAGTTCCATTTGCTAAATTGCTGACATCTTCTCTAAGCCATACTAATAAAAGTTTTGGGACTAACCAAAAGTTTACACTATCACACTGTGATTTCCAGCCTTATCAACCCTACCCAGGAAGTCCTGGTGCTCATCTTATATCACCTGGATCAGTAATTTCAAACTCTGGTACATCTTCTCCTTTCCCTGATAAACACCCCATTCTTGAGTTCCGCATGGCAGATGCACCAAAGCTCTTGGGTCTTGAACATTTTACAACTCGCAAATGGATCTCAAGAATGGGTTCTGGATCTTTGACGCCAGACGGTACTGGTTTAGGTTCTAGGTTAGGTTCAGGAACTTTGACTCCTGATGGTATGGGTATGGGTTCGAGATTGGGATCTGGATCTGTTACCCCAAATGGTGTGAGGCAAGATTCAAGATTGGGTTCGGGAACCTTGACGCCTGATGGTCTGGGGCATGGCTTGCAAGATAGTCCATTGTTGGACAACCAAATATCTGAGGTGGCTTCTCTTGCCAACTCAGAAACTGGATGCCAAAATGATGTGACAAATCATAGGGTATCATTTGAGTTAACTGGTGAAGATGTTGCACGCTGTCTTGCAAATAAGTCATTGACATCCATTAGAACTGAATCTGAGTCTCCGAAGCAAACAAGCACAAGCAATCAAAACGAAAACAAAGAATTGTCCAGAGAAGCTGAAACTTGCGAGTTCTTTGACATCAAGACTTCCATGGCACCAGAAAAAACTCCAGGAGAGGATGATCAATGCTACCAAAATCAGCGAGCTGTAACTCTCGGTTCGTTCAAAGAGTTCAACTTTGACCAAACAAAAGGAGAAGTACACAACACAGCCTCCATCGGTGCAGAATGGTGGGCCAATGAGAAAGTGGGTGTGAAGGAAGCTAGTCCAGGTAACAACTGGACTTTCTTCCCATTGTTGCAACCTGGGGTCAGCTGA
- the LOC103484103 gene encoding sec-independent protein translocase protein TATB, chloroplastic isoform X1 produces the protein MASKISVSTFPFSPSPTCSRLSPSTSSSSSILYPRTPKFHLSLCNFPLGLRLFSPWTGLKHLGISTRGRSPFPERRKRIPKGKAVFASLFGVGAPEALVIGVVALLVFGPKGLAEVARTLGKTLRAFQPTIRELQDVSREFKTTLEREIGLDEIESSVNSSYNASKSTYSNPPSVSKAEELSVAEPTDDFSSASKAYSSEEYLKVTEEQLKAQGQLQTDFAAQSQSGSQVQREGTVEELATVAPELQNLETGKVEESTTSAPGPSGTET, from the exons ATGGCCTCCAAAATTTCAGTTTCGACATTCCCATTTTCCCCATCACCTACTTGCTCAAGACTTTCACCTTCcacttcctcttcctcttccatCTTATACCCCAGAACCCCCAAATTTCATCTCTCCTTGTGTAATTTCCCACTGGGTCTCCGCCTTTTCTCTCCGTGGACTGGTTTAAAGCACTTGGGTATTTCTACCAGAGGAAGGTCTCCGTTTCCCG AGAGAAGGAAGAGAATTCCTAAGGGGAAAGCAGTTTTTGCATCTTTGTTTGGGGTTGGAGCTCCCGAAGCACTGGTTATTGGGGTTGTGGCTTTGTTAGTTTTTGGTCCCAAGGGACTTGCTGag GTTGCTCGGACTCTGGGGAAGACCTTACGTGCATTTCAACCCACTATAAGAGAACTTCAG GACGTTTCTAGAGAATTCAAGACCACGCTTGAGCGAGAAATTGGTCTCGATGAAATTGAGAGTTCAGTTAACAGCTCATACAATGCAAGCAAATCTACCTACTCAAACCCACCTTCTGTTTCTAAAGCAGAAGAGCTTTCAGTGGCTGAACCAA CAGATGATTTTTCATCGGCAAGCAAAGCTTACAGCTCTGAAGAGTACCTAAAGGTTACAGAAGAGCAGCTGAAAGCTCAAGGTCAGCTCCAAACCGATTTTGCAGCACAAAGCCAGAGTGGATCCCAAGTACAGCGTGAAG GAACTGTCGAAGAACTTGCCACGGTTGCTCCTGAACTCCAAAATCTTGAAACCGGGAAGGTTGAGGAGTCAACTACCTCAGCTCCTGGACCTTCTGGAACTGAGACGTAA
- the LOC103484103 gene encoding sec-independent protein translocase protein TATB, chloroplastic isoform X2, with product MASKISVSTFPFSPSPTCSRLSPSTSSSSSILYPRTPKFHLSLCNFPLGLRLFSPWTGLKHLGISTRGRSPFPERRKRIPKGKAVFASLFGVGAPEALVIGVVALLVFGPKGLAEVARTLGKTLRAFQPTIRELQDVSREFKTTLEREIGLDEIESSVNSSYNASKSTYSNPPSVSKAEELSVAEPNDFSSASKAYSSEEYLKVTEEQLKAQGQLQTDFAAQSQSGSQVQREGTVEELATVAPELQNLETGKVEESTTSAPGPSGTET from the exons ATGGCCTCCAAAATTTCAGTTTCGACATTCCCATTTTCCCCATCACCTACTTGCTCAAGACTTTCACCTTCcacttcctcttcctcttccatCTTATACCCCAGAACCCCCAAATTTCATCTCTCCTTGTGTAATTTCCCACTGGGTCTCCGCCTTTTCTCTCCGTGGACTGGTTTAAAGCACTTGGGTATTTCTACCAGAGGAAGGTCTCCGTTTCCCG AGAGAAGGAAGAGAATTCCTAAGGGGAAAGCAGTTTTTGCATCTTTGTTTGGGGTTGGAGCTCCCGAAGCACTGGTTATTGGGGTTGTGGCTTTGTTAGTTTTTGGTCCCAAGGGACTTGCTGag GTTGCTCGGACTCTGGGGAAGACCTTACGTGCATTTCAACCCACTATAAGAGAACTTCAG GACGTTTCTAGAGAATTCAAGACCACGCTTGAGCGAGAAATTGGTCTCGATGAAATTGAGAGTTCAGTTAACAGCTCATACAATGCAAGCAAATCTACCTACTCAAACCCACCTTCTGTTTCTAAAGCAGAAGAGCTTTCAGTGGCTGAACCAA ATGATTTTTCATCGGCAAGCAAAGCTTACAGCTCTGAAGAGTACCTAAAGGTTACAGAAGAGCAGCTGAAAGCTCAAGGTCAGCTCCAAACCGATTTTGCAGCACAAAGCCAGAGTGGATCCCAAGTACAGCGTGAAG GAACTGTCGAAGAACTTGCCACGGTTGCTCCTGAACTCCAAAATCTTGAAACCGGGAAGGTTGAGGAGTCAACTACCTCAGCTCCTGGACCTTCTGGAACTGAGACGTAA
- the LOC103484102 gene encoding BAHD acyltransferase DCR, whose amino-acid sequence MAGDLPEAVKKEEKELKVKIIGKTHVKPNKKLGTKHYQLITFDLPYLAFYYNQKLILYGDNGGEVKFPETVEKLKDGLEMVLEPFHQLAGRLGKDEDGIFRVEYDDDMKGVEVAEAVAEDVALADLVAEEGTATLKELIPYNGILNLEGLQRPLLAVQITKLKDGIAMGCAFNHAVLDGTATWHFMRSWAEICRGAQDISVPPFLERTKARNTRVKLDIPPPPPQPSAANGDSTAPPPKPLKEKVFKFTETAINKIKSKVNSANPPTTDGSTPFSTFQSLSVHVWRHVTQARNLKPEDITVFTVFADCRKRVDPPMPESYFGNLIQAIFTGTAAGLLLMNPAEFGAGVIQKAIVSHDAAAIDQRNKEWESAPKIFEFKDAGMNCVAVGSSPRFKVYEVDFGWGKPESVRSGCNNRFDGMMYLYQGKNGGIDVEISLEEEAMARLEKDKEFVVENN is encoded by the exons ATGGCAGGTGATCTTCCTGAAGCTGTGAAAAAAGAGGAGAAAGAATTGAAGGTGAAAATCATAGGCAAGACCCATGTCAAACCCAACAAAAAACTTGGTACAAAACACTACCAATTGATCACATTTGACCTCCCTTATCTTGCCTTCTACTACAACCAAAAGCTCATCCTCTACGGCGACAATGGCGGGGAGGTGAAGTTCCCTGAGACGGTGGAGAAGCTTAAGGATGGCCTCGAGATGGTTCTTGAGCCATTCCATCAGCTTGCTGGGAGGTTGGGTAAGGATGAGGATGGAATTTTTAGAGTGGAGTATGATGATGATATGAAAGGCGTCGAGGTGGCTGAAGCTGTCGCCGAGGATGTCGCTTTAGCCGATTTGGTGGCAGAGGAAGGCACGGCTACACTCAAGGAGCTGATTCCTTACAATGGGATCCTCAACTTGGAAGGTCTTCAGAGGCCATTGTTGGCTGTTCag ATAACAAAGCTAAAGGACGGAATCGCAATGGGGTGCGCGTTCAATCACGCCGTACTCGATGGAACCGCCACGTGGCACTTTATGAGGTCATGGGCTGAGATCTGCCGTGGGGCCCAAGACATATCCGTCCCTCCATTTCTCGAGCGCACCAAGGCGCGCAACACACGAGTAAAGCTCGACATACCCCCTCCGCCACCGCAACCCTCCGCCGCCAATGGCGATTCGACGGCGCCGCCGCCGAAACCGCTAAAGGAGAAGGTCTTCAAATTCACAGAAACGGCCATTAACAAGATCAAATCAAAAGTGAACTCAGCAAATCCACCAACAACGGACGGCTCAACTCCATTCTCCACTTTCCAATCACTCTCCGTCCACGTATGGCGTCACGTCACACAGGCCCGAAACCTGAAGCCGGAAGACATCACCGTCTTCACCGTTTTCGCAGACTGCCGTAAACGCGTCGATCCGCCAATGCCGGAGAGCTACTTCGGAAACCTAATCCAAGCCATATTCACCGGGACTGCCGCGGGATTACTGCTGATGAATCCGGCGGAATTCGGGGCTGGAGTGATCCAGAAGGCAATCGTGTCACACGACGCAGCGGCGATCGATCAAAGGAACAAAGAATGGGAGAGTGCGCCGAAGATCTTCGAGTTCAAGGACGCTGGAATGAACTGTGTGGCGGTGGGGAGTTCACCGAGGTTTAAAGTGTATGAGGTGGATTTTGGATGGGGAAAACCGGAGAGCGTGAGGAGTGGATGTAATAATAGATTTGATGGGATGATGTATCTGTATCAAGGGAAGAATGGAGGAATAGATGTGGAGATAAGCTTGGAGGAAGAAGCTATGGCGAGGCTGGAGAAGGATAAGGAGTTTGTTGTGGAGAATAATTAG
- the LOC103484100 gene encoding F-box/kelch-repeat protein At3g23880-like yields the protein MRVLLDSHNVFVNCPTEILIEILSYLPVKSLLRFRCVCKEWNKLVQNPLFINAHLEKRIPNSLLIINSSTTDQKACFSLFNAETSNETFQSELPMKANLGYKLSVCGSYNGLVCISSASLLDVDPIYIWNPSVRKTRLLPSSLIPKRDHCWPLNFLAFGFHQAKNDHIVLRIVRIEQWSCCYRVEIYSLKDDCWRRVSSVPTIPTALDCRLLSKSICSNGLVYWIVKHRNGGIPNSILSFDIATEEFHRLMLPDCLVYIDTPSPLCLGVVQESLSIFHCRPDGGNGKQLCDTWALKMGSWAN from the exons ATGCGAGTACTACTAGATTCCCACAATGTGTTTGTAAATTGTCCAACTGAAATTTTGATTGAGATTCTTTCATATTTACCTGTGAAATCGCTTCTGCGGTTCAGATGTGTATGCAAAGAATGGAACAAATTAGTTCAGAACCCATTGTTTATTAATGCTCATTTGGAAAAGAGAATCCCAAATTCTCTTCTCATAATCAATAGCTCCACCACAGACCAGAAGGCATGTTTCTCACTTTTTAATGCTGAAACATCCAATGAAACTTTTCAATCAGAGCTTCCTATGAAGGCCAATCTAGGCTATAAACTCTCTGTTTGTGGATCATATAATGGGTTAGTTTGCATTTCATCTGCAAGTCTATTGGATGTTGATCCAATCTATATATGGAACCCTTCTGTTAGAAAAACTAGGTTGCTTCCCAGTAGTTTGATTCCCAAACGGGACCATTGTTGGCCTCTAAACTTCCTGGCATTTGGCTTCCATCAAGCAAAGAATGATCACATAGTGCTGAGAATTGTGAGGATTGAGCAATGGAGTTGCTGTTATCGAGTGGAAATTTACAGTCTCAAAGATGATTGTTGGAGGAGAGTTTCTTCTGTTCCTACAATTCCTACTGCACTCGACTGCAGATTGTTGTCCAAATCCATCTGCTCTAATGGACTTGTTTATTGGATTGTGAAGCACAGAAATGGCGGAATTCCCAATTCCATTCTCTCTTTTGATATAGCCACTGAGGAGTTTCATAGACTAATGTTGCCTGATTGTTTGGTTTACATAGACACTCCATCACCATTATGCTTGGGAGTAGTCCAAGAATCTCTTTCTATTTTCCATTGCAGGCCTGATGGTGGGAATGGGAAGCAACTGTGTGACACATGGGCTTTGAAAATGGGGTCTTGG GCAAATTGA
- the LOC103484099 gene encoding protein SRC2 homolog, translating into MASRYELELKIQSARDLKNINWKYGTLKPYAVVWIDPQQKSSTKVDAEGDTSPYWDETLVIPFSSSIEDSTLHIDVVHVVGADEDTKPLIGSARLPLAEVVDDVGLGESSQRTLQLKRPSGRPQGKIEVKVTVREPRYRSSDSYYTPPYGVPPPGIARDFSAPPPPYGAPYSAPPNPYYSTAPPSGYPYGGYGAPAPPPAAAPYGHSNYGQPSYGQGSYGQPAYGEQTYYGQPEEKKKSKYGMGMGTGLAVGAAAGILGGLAIGEGVEYVEDKIAEDAAERVEDDLGYGDEDF; encoded by the coding sequence ATGGCCTCTCGCTACGAATTGGAACTGAAAATTCAGTCCGCTAGAGATCTCAAGAACATCAACTGGAAGTACGGCACTCTCAAGCCCTACGCCGTTGTTTGGATCGATCCGCAGCAAAAATCGTCCACAAAGGTCGACGCTGAAGGAGATACATCGCCGTATTGGGATGAAACGCTCGTCATTCCTTTCTCCTCATCGATCGAGGATTCTACGCTCCATATCGACGTCGTTCACGTCGTCGGCGCTGATGAAGACACCAAGCCGTTGATTGGCTCCGCTCGACTTCCCCTTGCGGAGGTCGTCGACGATGTTGGACTTGGCGAAAGCTCTCAACGAACTCTCCAATTGAAACGGCCATCCGGTAGGCCGCAAGGGAAAATCGAAGTTAAAGTAACTGTCCGAGAACCACGTTACCGATCATCCGATTCTTATTACACGCCACCGTATGGAGTCCCACCGCCAGGTATCGCTAGGGATTTCTCTGCTCCGCCGCCTCCTTATGGCGCTCCGTACTCTGCTCCTCCCAATCCTTACTATTCGACGGCTCCGCCGTCCGGATACCCCTACGGGGGGTATGGTGCACCGGCGCCACCACCAGCAGCGGCTCCATACGGCCATTCGAATTACGGGCAGCCATCGTACGGTCAGGGAAGTTATGGGCAGCCAGCGTATGGCGAACAGACGTACTATGGGCAGccggaggagaagaagaaaagcaagTACGGGATGGGGATGGGGACGGGGCTAGCGGTGGGTGCGGCTGCTGGAATTTTAGGTGGATTGGCGATCGGAGAGGGCGTGGAGTATGTGGAGGACAAGATCGCTGAGGACGCAGCGGAGAGGGTTGAGGATGACCTTGGCTACGGCGATGAAGATTTTTAG